In Musa acuminata AAA Group cultivar baxijiao chromosome BXJ3-9, Cavendish_Baxijiao_AAA, whole genome shotgun sequence, a single genomic region encodes these proteins:
- the LOC135650017 gene encoding LOB domain-containing protein 20-like: MDPDGGGEKECGEKPNRRAARVDAGKRAAAVTPGSPREGAAGSPCGACKFLRRKCLPGCVFAAHFASEQGPARFAAVHKVFGASNVSKLLSIVPAGRQHDAVVTICYEAQARLADPVYGCVSTILAMQQQVSALQAELSMVHSQLLNTRLAVASVLQASHRAQHMAALQPAYSNNSSASRDMVDVGSFPESLDLGDTDPASRDLEPLQLLQQSQDEEEDASHDSVAFRNEPFVPK; encoded by the exons ATGGATCCTGATGGCGGCGGCGAGAAAGAGTGTGGTGAGAAGCCCAACCGGCGTGCAGCGAGAGTCGACGCCGGGAAGCGGGCGGCTGCCGTAACTCCGGGGTCGCCGAGGGAGGGCGCGGCGGGGTCGCCGTGCGGGGCTTGCAAGTTCCTGCGGCGCAAGTGCCTGCCGGGATGCGTGTTCGCGGCGCACTTCGCGTCGGAGCAAGGGCCGGCGAGGTTTGCGGCGGTCCACAAGGTGTTCGGTGCCAGCAACGTTTCGAAGCTGTTGTCGATTGTGCCCGCGGGGCGGCAGCACGACGCCGTGGTGACCATCTGCTACGAGGCGCAGGCCAGGCTCGCCGACCCCGTCTACGGCTGCGTCTCCACCATTCTCGCAATGCAGCAacag GTGTCGGCGCTGCAGGCGGAGCTGTCGATGGTGCACTCGCAGCTGCTAAACACCCGGTTGGCCGTCGCGAGCGTCCTTCAAGCATCGCATCGAGCGCAGCACATGGCGGCGCTGCAACCGGCCTACTCCAACAACTCGTCGGCGTCGAGGGACATGGTAGACGTGGGAAGCTTCCCGGAGAGCTTGGACCTGGGAGACACCGACCCAGCCTCGAGAGATCTGGAGCCTCTGCAGCTCTTGCAGCAGTCGCAGGATGAGGAAGAAGACGCAAGCCACGATTCTGTTGCCTTCCGCAACGAGCCTTTTGTTCCCAAATAA